From the genome of Methylocystis bryophila, one region includes:
- the trmB gene encoding tRNA (guanosine(46)-N7)-methyltransferase TrmB translates to MNEALPHRRLHGRSKGKALRRHQAELVETLLPRLSLDLESPFEPASLFPASKELRLEIGFGGGEHLIEAAIREPDVGFIGCEPFVNGVAKLLAAIEPAGVRNIRLHRGDAALVLDWLPEASLSRVYLFYPDPWPKRRQRKRRFVNRETLDLLARAMRRGSELRFATDIDDYAAWTLARLRTHPAFSWRASCSLDWTQPWEGWTSTKYERKAIAEGRKPVYLTFLRL, encoded by the coding sequence ATGAACGAAGCCCTCCCGCACCGCCGGCTGCACGGCCGCTCGAAAGGCAAGGCCCTGCGCCGCCACCAGGCCGAGCTTGTCGAAACACTGCTGCCTCGGCTTTCTCTCGATCTCGAAAGCCCCTTCGAGCCCGCCTCGCTCTTCCCGGCGTCGAAAGAGTTGCGGCTCGAGATCGGTTTCGGCGGCGGCGAGCACCTGATCGAGGCGGCGATCCGGGAGCCTGATGTCGGGTTTATCGGCTGCGAGCCCTTCGTCAACGGGGTCGCGAAGCTGCTCGCGGCGATCGAGCCGGCGGGCGTCCGAAATATCAGACTCCATCGAGGGGACGCGGCGCTCGTTCTCGACTGGCTTCCGGAAGCGAGCCTCTCTCGCGTCTACCTCTTTTACCCCGATCCTTGGCCGAAGCGACGCCAGCGCAAGCGTCGCTTCGTCAATCGTGAGACTCTCGATCTCCTCGCGCGCGCGATGCGCCGAGGCAGTGAATTACGATTCGCGACCGATATCGACGATTACGCCGCCTGGACGCTCGCCCGCCTTCGCACACACCCGGCCTTCTCCTGGCGCGCGAGTTGCTCCCTGGATTGGACACAGCCCTGGGAGGGATGGACGTCGACCAAATATGAGCGCAAGGCGATAGCGGAAGGACGGAAACCCGTTTATTTGACCTTTTTGCGCCTTTGA
- a CDS encoding LON peptidase substrate-binding domain-containing protein produces the protein MTMNRPYLSTDELPQTLRLMPLAGALLLPRGELPLNIFEPRYLAMVDAALASDRLVGMVQPAMRPCADSLTPLCEIGCAGRLTRLAETGDGRYLVTLCGVGRYRILAELENDEPYRSARVDFTPFARDLEAGAGEAAVDRLRMIEMLRSFASSSRLEVDWTSIDAAPTETLVNALAMMSPFGAREKQSLLEAEDLKTRAEILIALAQFDLAQAQSAMPPDVKARPH, from the coding sequence ATGACGATGAACAGGCCATACCTTTCGACCGACGAGCTGCCTCAGACGCTGCGCCTGATGCCTCTCGCCGGCGCGTTGCTGCTACCGCGCGGCGAGCTGCCGCTCAATATTTTCGAGCCGCGCTATCTTGCGATGGTCGACGCGGCGCTGGCCTCTGATCGTCTCGTCGGCATGGTGCAGCCGGCCATGCGGCCCTGCGCCGATTCGCTGACGCCTCTATGCGAGATCGGTTGCGCTGGCCGACTCACACGTCTCGCTGAAACGGGAGACGGCCGTTATCTCGTCACGCTCTGCGGAGTTGGCCGCTACCGCATCCTCGCCGAGCTCGAGAACGACGAGCCTTACCGCTCGGCCAGGGTGGATTTCACGCCCTTCGCGCGCGATCTCGAAGCTGGCGCAGGCGAAGCGGCGGTCGACCGGCTTCGAATGATCGAAATGTTGCGCAGTTTTGCGAGTTCTTCTCGACTCGAGGTCGATTGGACGAGCATAGACGCCGCTCCGACTGAAACGCTCGTCAATGCGCTCGCGATGATGAGTCCGTTTGGCGCAAGAGAGAAGCAGTCGCTCCTTGAGGCGGAGGATCTCAAGACGCGGGCGGAAATCCTGATCGCGCTGGCGCAATTCGACCTGGCGCAGGCGCAGAGCGCAATGCCGCCGGACGTCAAGGCGAGGCCGCACTGA
- a CDS encoding carbonic anhydrase, translating to MSDDISPTKGSPPLPGHLVQGYESFLAGRFGQEQQRYRTLAEQGQRPSTMIVSCCDSRVSPEVIFDARPGELFVLRNVANLVPPYEPDNHYHGASAALEYAVMALKVRHILVLGHAQCGGVAAFADALANPDAPPLSDGDFIGRWIKLLGPAVDHVGLPPSRPDRAYVERLELEAVKQGLRNLRTFPWIATLEKRHYLHLHGAYFGVMDGRLLALDEARNVFSEVAPMSHALALEAARF from the coding sequence ATGAGCGACGACATCAGCCCGACGAAGGGATCCCCTCCGCTGCCCGGCCATCTCGTCCAGGGATATGAGAGCTTCCTGGCCGGGCGCTTCGGTCAGGAGCAGCAACGCTACCGCACGCTTGCCGAGCAAGGTCAGCGGCCGTCGACGATGATTGTCAGCTGCTGCGATTCGCGCGTTTCGCCGGAGGTGATTTTCGACGCCCGGCCCGGCGAGCTCTTCGTGCTGCGCAACGTCGCCAATCTCGTGCCGCCTTACGAGCCCGACAACCACTATCACGGGGCCTCGGCGGCGCTCGAATATGCGGTGATGGCGCTCAAGGTCCGGCACATTCTGGTGCTCGGGCATGCTCAATGCGGCGGCGTGGCGGCCTTCGCCGACGCGCTCGCCAACCCCGATGCGCCGCCTCTCTCGGACGGCGACTTTATCGGGCGCTGGATCAAGCTGCTCGGCCCCGCGGTCGACCATGTGGGCCTGCCGCCGAGCCGCCCGGATCGCGCCTATGTCGAGCGTCTCGAGCTCGAAGCCGTCAAGCAGGGCCTGCGCAATCTGCGAACATTCCCTTGGATTGCGACGCTCGAGAAACGCCATTATCTCCATCTGCACGGCGCCTATTTTGGCGTCATGGACGGACGTCTCCTGGCGCTCGACGAGGCGCGCAATGTTTTTTCCGAGGTTGCGCCGATGTCGCACGCCTTGGCGCTCGAGGCGGCGCGATTTTGA
- a CDS encoding tetratricopeptide repeat protein, which translates to MNSDSFTPSPSGAAPKEATSASLRADVLEASLRRLVVVEFYAPNAAPCAALGRSLARLVAATEGKVAHVRLNVATEPAIAAQLGVKAVPAVIVFDRGRATDGFVGAISEREIRGFLERLVGPIAADVDAFRQLEQLQAEGDLAGAEALLRSLLEQEAPTARAVAELCRLLTESERLDEAEALLSSAPESLRRDAAIAAAVAALENARQASALGEVEELRRRTLASPEDAQARFDLALALNAKGLREEAAAELLDIVRRDRTWNDDGARKQLVQFFDAWGPTDKATIAARRRLSSVLFS; encoded by the coding sequence ATGAATTCTGATAGTTTCACGCCCTCGCCGAGTGGAGCGGCGCCCAAGGAGGCGACGAGCGCGAGCCTGCGCGCGGATGTTTTAGAAGCGTCGCTGCGCCGCCTCGTGGTCGTCGAATTTTACGCGCCGAACGCCGCGCCTTGCGCCGCGTTGGGGCGTAGCCTGGCGCGCCTCGTCGCCGCGACGGAAGGCAAGGTGGCGCATGTGCGGCTGAATGTCGCCACGGAGCCGGCGATCGCCGCTCAGCTTGGCGTGAAGGCCGTGCCGGCGGTGATCGTCTTCGACCGCGGCCGCGCGACGGACGGCTTCGTCGGCGCCATTTCCGAGCGGGAGATCCGGGGCTTTCTGGAGCGGCTTGTGGGTCCGATCGCCGCCGACGTGGACGCTTTCCGCCAGCTTGAGCAATTGCAAGCGGAAGGCGATCTCGCCGGCGCGGAGGCGCTGTTGCGCTCACTTCTTGAGCAGGAGGCGCCGACAGCGCGGGCGGTCGCTGAACTCTGTCGGCTTTTGACTGAATCTGAGCGGCTCGACGAGGCTGAAGCGCTTCTCTCCTCCGCCCCGGAAAGCTTGCGCCGGGACGCAGCGATCGCCGCCGCCGTCGCCGCGCTCGAAAACGCCCGTCAGGCAAGCGCGTTGGGCGAGGTGGAGGAGCTGCGGCGCCGCACGCTCGCCTCTCCCGAGGACGCGCAAGCGCGGTTCGACCTCGCCCTGGCTCTAAATGCGAAAGGGTTGCGCGAGGAAGCCGCAGCCGAGCTTCTTGACATTGTTCGGCGCGACCGTACTTGGAACGACGATGGAGCCCGCAAGCAGCTCGTCCAGTTCTTCGACGCCTGGGGGCCGACCGACAAGGCGACCATTGCGGCGCGCAGAAGGCTGTCGTCGGTCCTGTTTTCGTGA
- a CDS encoding Trm112 family protein, giving the protein MNDSKETTPPETAEPRRVDPRLLEILVCPLTKTTLEYDVERQELISRQAHLAYPIRDGIPIMLSDEARPLE; this is encoded by the coding sequence ATGAACGATTCCAAAGAGACCACGCCTCCTGAAACAGCCGAACCGAGGCGCGTGGATCCGCGACTTCTCGAAATCCTGGTCTGCCCGCTGACCAAGACGACGCTCGAATATGACGTGGAGCGTCAGGAGCTGATTTCCCGTCAGGCGCATCTCGCCTATCCGATTCGCGACGGCATCCCCATCATGCTCAGCGATGAGGCGCGCCCGCTCGAGTAA
- a CDS encoding TIGR01459 family HAD-type hydrolase — protein MSSIPIPTISGLSALAPRYDAIFCDVWGVLIDGLRCFPNAAAALRAFRGQGGRVALITNASRPSAEVALQLDALGVPRDCWDAIVTAGELTLREIVARRDQSCFHLGPPQDKGLFEAAARLGAPARLVGVEAADYVVCTGLVDDERDEPEDYDDRLRALSSRGLTMLCANPDVVVEVGGRRVYCAGALARRYDSFGGRVLTYGKPQSLIYDAARAALDGPQGAIRALAIGDGAETDLAGAGRAGLDCLFVTEGVHREEIRDAAGALDPEALERLFLRASARPVAMTSELVW, from the coding sequence TTGAGCTCAATCCCCATCCCGACGATTTCCGGTCTTTCTGCGCTCGCGCCTCGATATGACGCCATATTTTGCGACGTCTGGGGCGTGCTGATCGACGGCTTGCGGTGCTTCCCAAATGCTGCGGCCGCTCTGCGCGCGTTTCGCGGCCAGGGCGGTCGGGTCGCGCTGATCACCAACGCCTCGCGGCCCAGCGCCGAGGTGGCGTTGCAGCTCGACGCCCTGGGCGTGCCCCGAGACTGCTGGGACGCGATCGTCACCGCGGGCGAGCTAACGCTTCGCGAGATCGTGGCGCGGCGCGACCAATCCTGCTTTCATCTTGGACCGCCGCAGGACAAAGGCCTTTTCGAAGCGGCGGCCCGTCTCGGCGCGCCGGCGCGGCTCGTTGGCGTGGAAGCCGCCGACTATGTCGTTTGCACGGGTCTCGTCGACGACGAGCGCGACGAGCCTGAGGATTACGACGATCGTTTACGCGCGTTGTCGAGCCGAGGTTTGACGATGCTCTGCGCCAATCCGGACGTCGTCGTCGAGGTTGGCGGCCGTCGCGTCTACTGCGCCGGCGCGCTGGCGCGACGCTATGACTCGTTCGGAGGGCGCGTGCTGACCTATGGCAAGCCGCAGAGCCTCATCTATGACGCGGCGCGGGCGGCCCTCGACGGCCCTCAGGGCGCTATCCGCGCCCTCGCCATCGGGGACGGAGCCGAGACCGACCTCGCAGGCGCTGGCCGCGCCGGGCTGGATTGCCTCTTCGTGACGGAGGGCGTCCACCGTGAGGAAATCCGGGACGCCGCCGGCGCTCTCGACCCCGAGGCGCTGGAGCGGCTGTTTTTGCGCGCCAGCGCCCGCCCCGTGGCTATGACCAGCGAACTTGTGTGGTAA
- a CDS encoding MaoC family dehydratase, with product MSIPFKIYHFEDLSVGMRETLMKAVMDDDVIAFADLSGDRNPIHLSDHFASKTRFGERIVHGLYTASLISTVIGMYLPGPGAVYLSQTLFFRAPVKIGDVITVVVEVVELVEKGRRAKLKCECLVDGKVVLDGEATVMVPSREQASRAVGAA from the coding sequence ATGTCGATCCCGTTCAAAATATACCACTTCGAAGACCTCAGCGTCGGCATGCGCGAAACCTTGATGAAGGCCGTCATGGACGACGACGTGATCGCATTCGCGGATCTCTCCGGCGACCGCAATCCGATTCACCTCTCGGACCATTTTGCGAGCAAGACTCGCTTCGGCGAGCGGATCGTGCACGGCCTCTACACCGCGTCGCTGATCTCGACCGTGATCGGCATGTACCTTCCGGGTCCGGGCGCGGTCTATCTCTCGCAGACCCTTTTCTTTCGTGCGCCGGTCAAGATCGGCGACGTGATCACTGTGGTGGTCGAGGTGGTCGAGCTTGTCGAAAAGGGCCGCCGCGCCAAGCTTAAATGCGAGTGCCTCGTGGACGGCAAGGTGGTGCTCGACGGCGAGGCCACGGTGATGGTGCCGAGCCGCGAGCAGGCAAGTCGCGCCGTTGGGGCCGCCTGA
- a CDS encoding bifunctional riboflavin kinase/FAD synthetase, with product MSSQTPFVDRLDPLAPPPGLRGGVFALGNFDGLHRGHVAVIERAKTLAARLGRPCAVLTFEPHPADFFAGHSVIFRLTPPLAKAALLKRLGLDGLVTLTFDAAFASLPAESFTSDVLSRRVGASAVVAGYDFRFGKGRRGDAQFLESEGARLGFLVEIVERIVKDEAGSLDAVSSTATREALALGDVRLARSLLGRPYFIEGEVVRGAQRGRKLGFPTANIALDVSNRLRHGVYAVTLEARGVLYGGVASFGRRPTFDDGPPLLEVFVFDFDGDLYGETVEVAFYEFLRGEEKFASVEALIAQMQKDAQAARAVLNDEVRQ from the coding sequence GTGAGCAGCCAAACGCCCTTCGTCGATCGCCTCGATCCGCTCGCGCCCCCGCCGGGCCTTAGGGGCGGCGTGTTTGCGCTCGGCAATTTCGACGGGCTGCATCGCGGCCATGTCGCCGTGATCGAGAGAGCGAAGACGCTCGCGGCCCGGCTCGGCCGCCCTTGCGCGGTGCTGACCTTCGAGCCGCACCCCGCTGATTTCTTCGCTGGCCATTCCGTGATCTTCCGGCTGACGCCGCCGCTCGCCAAGGCCGCCCTTCTGAAGCGGCTCGGGCTTGACGGCCTGGTCACGCTTACGTTCGACGCGGCCTTCGCCTCGCTTCCCGCGGAAAGCTTCACGAGCGACGTCCTCAGTCGACGCGTCGGCGCCTCCGCCGTCGTCGCCGGCTATGATTTTCGCTTTGGCAAGGGCAGGCGCGGCGACGCGCAATTTCTCGAGAGCGAAGGCGCGCGGCTGGGCTTCTTGGTGGAGATCGTCGAGCGCATCGTCAAGGATGAGGCCGGCAGCCTCGACGCCGTCTCCTCGACCGCGACACGCGAGGCGTTGGCGCTCGGCGACGTGCGGCTCGCTCGGAGCCTGCTTGGCCGTCCTTATTTCATCGAGGGCGAGGTCGTCAGGGGCGCGCAACGCGGAAGGAAGCTCGGCTTTCCGACCGCCAATATCGCGCTCGACGTCTCCAATCGCCTGCGGCACGGCGTCTATGCGGTGACGCTCGAGGCGCGCGGCGTCCTTTATGGTGGCGTGGCGAGCTTCGGGAGGCGTCCGACCTTCGACGACGGGCCGCCGCTGCTCGAGGTATTCGTCTTCGATTTCGACGGCGATCTTTACGGCGAGACCGTCGAGGTCGCCTTCTACGAATTTCTGCGCGGCGAGGAAAAATTTGCGTCCGTCGAGGCGCTGATTGCTCAGATGCAGAAGGATGCGCAGGCCGCGCGCGCGGTGCTGAACGACGAGGTTAGACAATAA
- a CDS encoding DUF1236 domain-containing protein has product MKDGAGQTGNASEQRATEGQTPNQQTGRIGQSENGAGPTEQSKPAGQQIQPGQRASQRPNAQQLGAQGRAGARQGAATPAQTGAQATRQQPLQGQARAQGAAISPDQQARIRDTVRNDHAARIDHADFGLNVGAVVPRSERLAVLPSNVVAIVPRYRGYKFVIVEDDIVIVDPRTYRVAAVIPETGEPGVAPGIVAPRAGGPCG; this is encoded by the coding sequence TTGAAGGATGGCGCGGGACAGACGGGGAATGCGAGCGAGCAGCGCGCAACCGAGGGCCAAACGCCGAACCAGCAGACGGGGCGTATCGGCCAGAGTGAAAACGGGGCCGGACCCACAGAGCAAAGCAAGCCCGCTGGGCAGCAGATTCAACCCGGTCAACGCGCGTCGCAGCGTCCCAATGCGCAGCAGCTTGGCGCGCAAGGGCGCGCTGGCGCGCGGCAAGGTGCGGCAACGCCTGCGCAAACCGGCGCGCAGGCGACACGACAACAGCCATTGCAAGGTCAGGCGCGAGCACAAGGGGCGGCGATATCCCCCGACCAGCAGGCCAGGATCCGCGACACGGTCAGGAATGACCATGCAGCTCGCATCGATCACGCCGACTTCGGGCTAAATGTCGGGGCGGTCGTCCCCCGCAGCGAGCGTCTGGCTGTCTTGCCGTCGAACGTGGTGGCGATCGTCCCGCGATACAGGGGCTATAAGTTCGTCATCGTCGAGGACGACATCGTCATCGTCGATCCGCGCACCTATCGCGTCGCCGCGGTCATCCCCGAAACAGGGGAACCTGGCGTCGCGCCAGGCATTGTGGCGCCCCGCGCCGGCGGTCCCTGCGGCTGA
- a CDS encoding arylesterase, which produces MFASKIYRVILFLALPLVMLASSAAARPLQILVFGDSLSSGFELQEGQDFATVLKHKLLADGHDVIVWNDSGPGDTTADGLARIDMALERHPDLVILELGANDMLDQVDPKVTYQNLDAIISKFEAQGARVLLAGMFSLPKNGPYYVVGFNNIFPNVARAHHLPLYPFFLQGVYGHPALMLSDNKHPNALGVARVVAGIAPLVEHVLNSMAPHGTATLIRHRAH; this is translated from the coding sequence ATGTTCGCATCGAAGATCTACCGAGTGATCCTCTTCCTCGCCTTGCCGCTCGTCATGCTCGCGTCTTCGGCGGCTGCCCGCCCGCTGCAAATCCTGGTTTTTGGCGACAGCCTCAGCTCGGGGTTCGAACTGCAGGAGGGGCAGGATTTCGCCACTGTTCTGAAACACAAGCTGCTCGCGGACGGCCACGACGTTATCGTCTGGAATGACTCCGGCCCCGGCGACACGACTGCCGATGGTCTTGCCCGCATCGATATGGCGCTTGAACGTCATCCCGACCTCGTCATTTTGGAGTTGGGCGCCAACGACATGCTGGACCAGGTCGATCCGAAGGTGACCTATCAAAACCTTGACGCCATTATCTCGAAATTCGAGGCGCAAGGCGCGCGCGTGCTCCTTGCAGGCATGTTTTCGTTACCAAAGAACGGTCCCTATTATGTCGTCGGCTTCAACAATATCTTCCCGAACGTTGCGCGGGCGCATCACCTCCCCTTGTACCCGTTTTTCCTGCAGGGCGTGTACGGCCATCCTGCGCTGATGTTGAGCGATAACAAGCATCCGAACGCCTTGGGCGTCGCGCGGGTCGTCGCCGGAATAGCGCCGCTCGTCGAGCACGTCTTGAACTCCATGGCGCCGCACGGGACCGCCACGCTCATCCGTCATCGGGCACATTAG
- a CDS encoding HpcH/HpaI aldolase/citrate lyase family protein — protein sequence MIPRLKRSVLAMPGSNARALEKGKALGADALMFELEDGVAESAKATAREQVVAALKGGGYGKRQLVVRVNVPASQWYRDDLVALASASPDAIVIPKVNGPEDVLQVSSDLSAVGMPISVRLWAMIETPRAILDVEKIAGALASAPRLETLMLGPNDIAKSTRVRLIKGRPGLLAWLSAAVLAARVHGLDIIDGIYNDFNDEAGFRDEAEQGRDLGMDGKMLIHPAQIGPANEIFAPSPAEVDFARKILAAFDLPENQDRGVVQIEGRMVERLHLDDARRTLALVGETEA from the coding sequence ATGATCCCGAGATTGAAACGTAGCGTCCTGGCGATGCCGGGCTCCAATGCGCGCGCCCTCGAGAAAGGCAAGGCGCTCGGCGCTGACGCGCTGATGTTCGAGCTCGAGGACGGCGTCGCCGAGAGCGCCAAGGCGACCGCCCGGGAGCAGGTTGTCGCGGCTCTGAAAGGCGGCGGCTACGGCAAGCGTCAGCTTGTCGTCAGGGTCAACGTTCCTGCCTCGCAATGGTACAGGGACGACCTCGTCGCGCTCGCCTCGGCTTCCCCCGACGCCATCGTCATTCCGAAGGTCAACGGGCCCGAGGACGTCTTGCAGGTCTCGAGCGATCTCTCGGCGGTCGGCATGCCGATCTCCGTGCGGCTCTGGGCGATGATCGAGACGCCACGGGCGATCCTGGACGTGGAAAAGATCGCCGGCGCGCTCGCCTCGGCGCCTCGCCTCGAGACGCTCATGCTCGGCCCAAACGACATCGCCAAATCGACCCGCGTCCGCTTGATCAAGGGCCGCCCCGGCCTCTTGGCTTGGCTGTCCGCCGCCGTGCTCGCCGCCAGGGTTCACGGGCTCGACATCATCGACGGCATTTACAACGACTTCAACGACGAGGCCGGCTTTCGGGACGAGGCCGAGCAGGGGCGCGATCTTGGCATGGATGGCAAGATGCTGATCCATCCCGCGCAGATCGGACCGGCAAACGAGATTTTCGCGCCGAGCCCGGCAGAGGTCGATTTTGCACGAAAAATCCTCGCCGCCTTCGACTTGCCGGAAAATCAGGACAGAGGCGTCGTGCAGATCGAGGGCCGCATGGTGGAGCGCCTGCACCTCGACGACGCCCGGCGCACGCTGGCGCTCGTCGGCGAGACTGAAGCTTAA
- a CDS encoding COG4223 family protein, whose product MVEKETDAPSAPRDQEPQAPKSTPETERVAVKKRRRRGRSFTLFLAAVGLLATALGAATVMFRNQDERLRVVADAIEQATEDPKSFILKEKEELGAWLTEKLPKGEEEARTSPAPASMPTDPTPTSAASAPAANGPGWAAPRETQQKPPVQNAEAEPLRQAPAPSVPPPNAIASDEIAPLVRRLEALEDGVRVATEAAAEARRAAEAKSPSERAEAPAAANLETKNTVAGLEARLDELTQSVAKLQEQLEQPKVGTRATPDVEAGPRPQSDKPLAALESLALAQAVQRALERAKPFAAELAALRRLGADPKSLAELAPFAEKGAPSPRDLLGTFEAVGKKLRAFENKPPEGTPLSDKLVLEAQRLVHLRPKGEAPKATADDITPKIEKALAHDDLAEAMRAFAGLPETTRAEGKEFGDLLAARLAAEEASTALVAAAISALDAGKN is encoded by the coding sequence ATGGTCGAGAAAGAAACCGACGCGCCGTCGGCGCCGCGAGATCAAGAGCCGCAAGCGCCGAAATCAACGCCCGAGACAGAACGCGTCGCCGTGAAGAAGCGACGCCGTCGGGGGCGCAGTTTCACCCTCTTCCTTGCCGCGGTCGGGCTGCTGGCGACCGCGCTGGGCGCGGCTACCGTCATGTTCAGGAACCAGGATGAGCGCCTTCGCGTCGTCGCCGACGCGATCGAACAGGCGACGGAAGACCCCAAAAGTTTCATATTGAAGGAAAAGGAAGAGCTCGGCGCCTGGCTGACCGAGAAGCTTCCGAAGGGCGAAGAAGAGGCTAGGACGAGTCCCGCGCCGGCCTCCATGCCGACGGATCCGACCCCGACCTCCGCTGCGAGCGCGCCCGCAGCCAACGGCCCGGGATGGGCGGCCCCGCGGGAGACTCAGCAGAAGCCGCCTGTCCAGAATGCGGAAGCCGAGCCTCTGCGACAGGCTCCGGCTCCCTCGGTCCCGCCGCCAAACGCCATCGCAAGTGATGAGATCGCGCCGCTGGTCAGGCGCCTGGAGGCCCTGGAGGACGGCGTCCGCGTGGCCACTGAGGCCGCGGCCGAGGCGCGCCGCGCGGCCGAAGCGAAATCGCCGAGCGAGCGGGCGGAAGCCCCTGCAGCGGCTAATCTCGAGACGAAAAATACGGTCGCCGGGCTCGAAGCTCGCCTGGACGAGCTGACGCAGTCGGTGGCGAAGCTGCAGGAGCAGCTCGAACAGCCCAAGGTCGGCACGCGGGCGACGCCCGATGTCGAGGCCGGACCGCGTCCGCAGTCCGACAAGCCGCTCGCAGCGCTGGAATCGCTCGCACTCGCCCAAGCGGTGCAGCGCGCGCTCGAGCGGGCCAAGCCCTTCGCCGCCGAGCTCGCGGCCCTGCGACGCCTCGGCGCGGACCCGAAGTCGCTCGCGGAGCTTGCGCCATTCGCCGAAAAAGGCGCGCCTTCGCCGCGAGATCTGCTCGGCACTTTCGAAGCCGTCGGCAAAAAGCTGCGCGCTTTCGAGAACAAGCCGCCGGAAGGGACGCCCCTCTCCGATAAATTGGTGCTTGAGGCGCAGCGGCTCGTGCATTTGCGGCCCAAGGGGGAGGCGCCTAAGGCGACGGCGGACGACATCACGCCCAAGATCGAGAAGGCGCTGGCGCACGACGATCTCGCGGAGGCGATGCGGGCCTTCGCCGGCCTACCCGAGACGACTCGCGCTGAGGGCAAGGAATTCGGCGATTTGCTCGCGGCGCGGCTCGCCGCGGAAGAGGCCTCTACGGCGCTCGTTGCGGCCGCGATCAGCGCGCTCGACGCCGGCAAGAATTAA